A part of Romeriopsis navalis LEGE 11480 genomic DNA contains:
- a CDS encoding SUMF1/EgtB/PvdO family nonheme iron enzyme → TGEIDFQAQLGGKGRIVLASSGATEYSFEREGEELAIYTRYLVRGIRTGAADRDEDGWISADELHDYVRAEVKKEAPSMNPERYVFQDGEKILLAQAVVADPRQAYRKLVEKYGLDGEIRATGKAILRRNRLKLDLPEDVAKLIQDEVLLPYRLHQENLTEYEAVLREELAIENPLGARTLAELKDLQKLLGLTDKSVEEIWINNCIRVKSSESVGDEDLIPPSPPSKGGDMKEVSEQVNGSEKATLKVPLRSGDLGGSPTTQPTENSQINTFQTDLGNGVFLDMIRIPAGEFWMGSVGNEESTYDDGYPRHRVKVPEFWMGKFAVTQAQWSAVAKLPKVKQDLEANPSKFKGADLPIEQVSWFDAVEFCDRLVQKTGNTYRLPSEAEWEYACRAGTETPFHFGTEISSKLANYGKNHKGTIDVGSFSPNDFGLYDTHGNVWEWCMDDWHNNYQGAPDDGSAWMKISETASRKVRRGGSWGDFPRDCRSAYRSYDDPGSRNYFIGFRVMCCSPRTLA, encoded by the coding sequence ATACGGGGGAGATTGATTTTCAGGCGCAGTTGGGTGGGAAGGGGCGGATTGTGTTGGCTTCTTCCGGGGCGACGGAATATTCCTTTGAGCGGGAGGGCGAGGAACTGGCGATTTATACGCGCTATCTGGTGCGGGGGATTCGCACGGGGGCGGCGGATCGCGATGAGGATGGCTGGATCTCAGCGGATGAGCTGCATGACTATGTGCGAGCGGAGGTGAAGAAGGAAGCACCGTCGATGAATCCGGAGCGGTATGTGTTTCAGGATGGGGAGAAGATTTTGTTGGCGCAGGCGGTGGTGGCTGACCCGCGGCAGGCTTATCGGAAGTTGGTGGAGAAATACGGTTTGGATGGAGAAATCCGGGCCACTGGGAAAGCAATTTTGCGTCGGAATCGGCTTAAGTTAGATTTGCCAGAAGATGTGGCGAAGCTAATTCAGGATGAGGTCTTGCTGCCTTACCGTTTGCACCAGGAAAATTTGACTGAGTATGAAGCGGTTTTGCGGGAGGAATTGGCGATAGAGAATCCTTTAGGTGCGAGAACTCTGGCGGAGTTGAAGGATTTGCAGAAATTGTTGGGATTAACGGATAAGAGTGTGGAGGAAATTTGGATCAACAATTGCATAAGGGTGAAATCAAGCGAGTCGGTGGGCGACGAAGATCTGATCCCCCCTAGCCCCCCTTCAAAAGGGGGGGATATGAAAGAGGTTTCTGAACAAGTTAATGGAAGCGAAAAGGCAACGCTCAAAGTCCCCCTTAGGTCGGGGGATTTAGGGGGATCACCCACCACGCAACCCACCGAAAACTCCCAGATCAACACCTTCCAAACCGACCTCGGCAATGGCGTCTTCCTCGATATGATTCGCATCCCCGCCGGAGAATTCTGGATGGGGTCAGTTGGAAATGAGGAAAGTACGTATGACGATGGATATCCCCGTCACCGTGTCAAAGTTCCAGAATTTTGGATGGGAAAATTTGCTGTAACTCAGGCTCAGTGGTCAGCAGTCGCAAAGCTGCCGAAAGTTAAGCAGGATTTGGAAGCTAATCCGTCGAAATTCAAAGGAGCCGATCTCCCTATCGAACAAGTTTCATGGTTCGATGCGGTGGAATTCTGCGATCGCTTAGTCCAAAAAACGGGCAATACCTATCGTCTTCCTAGCGAAGCGGAATGGGAATACGCCTGTCGAGCTGGAACCGAAACGCCATTTCACTTTGGTACAGAGATTTCGAGTAAGTTGGCTAACTATGGCAAAAATCATAAAGGGACAATCGACGTTGGGAGTTTCTCACCTAATGATTTTGGTCTATACGATACGCATGGCAATGTTTGGGAGTGGTGTATGGATGATTGGCATAACAATTATCAAGGTGCGCCAGATGATGGATCTGCATGGATGAAAATATCTGAAACTGCTTCTAGGAAGGTACGGCGGGGCGGTTCCTGGGGCGATTTTCCGAGGGATTGCCGCTCCGCCTATCGCAGCTACGACGACCCGGGCAGCCGCAACTACTTCATCGGATTTCGAGTTATGTGTTGCTCCCCGAGGACTCTTGCGTAG